One Roseimaritima multifibrata DNA window includes the following coding sequences:
- a CDS encoding arylsulfatase, with the protein MKKQFFLPILSIAVLLVCNNQSAMAQDGAPFKMDRTVLPIQPPTYAPIEVLDARDAQKPPMFQIKPPEDAPNVVIVLIDDIGFGATSTFGGAIETPTFDRLANNGLRFNHFHTTALCSPTRASLLSGRNHHEVNVGCVMEIATGFPGNQGERSNDAKYFAETLRHNGYSTAAFGKWHETPTWEVSVSGPYFRWPTHSGFDKFYGFIGGETNQWDPVIFDGVTKVQKKDDPDYHFTADMTNEAINWMKFQQAMTPEKPFFIYYAPGAVHAPHHAPKEWIEKYDGKFDSGWLKYREETLARQKAMGIVPPNAKLAPMPTDIKDWEKLSDKERELFALQMEAFAGFTEHTDNQVGRLVDAIDDIGALDNTLFIYIMGDNGSSGEGGLEGTYNELVHLNGIFDAETVDSMLARADDWGGPNSFPHFSAAWAVATDAPFTWTKQMAADFGGTRNGMVMHWPKGFKSKGEIRSQWHHVNDVAATVLEAAKLPQPTMVNGIKQKPLSGVSMLYATDDANAKDRHTTQYFEMFANRAIYHEGWLARAVHRAPWNNEPFHTLQTDVWDLYDTTEDFSLTNNLAETHPEKLKKMKELFKKEAIANSVYPLDDRAYERFNAAIAGRPDLMGDRTSLTLGHGMTGILENTFINEKNSSKTIVANVDLKGSDRGVILCQGGKFGGWALYMDQGKPAYTYNWFGLKSYTVASTKAIDKDKAEIKLVFEYEGGGTGKGGQATLLVDGEKVAEGRIDKTQPALYSADETADVGIDESTPVADKVFKDVEDSKFTGRVNDVTISIPAKKK; encoded by the coding sequence ATGAAAAAGCAATTCTTCCTACCCATTCTGTCCATCGCAGTATTGCTGGTTTGCAATAACCAGTCTGCGATGGCGCAAGATGGTGCACCGTTCAAAATGGACAGAACGGTTCTGCCCATTCAGCCACCGACCTATGCACCGATTGAGGTGTTGGACGCCCGAGATGCCCAAAAGCCTCCGATGTTCCAGATCAAACCACCAGAGGACGCTCCCAACGTCGTCATCGTCTTGATTGATGACATTGGCTTTGGCGCGACCAGTACGTTTGGTGGAGCCATCGAAACACCGACCTTTGATCGCCTGGCAAACAACGGATTGCGTTTCAACCATTTCCACACGACCGCTCTATGTTCGCCCACACGAGCCTCGTTGCTTTCCGGTCGGAATCATCACGAAGTCAACGTTGGCTGCGTGATGGAAATCGCCACGGGGTTTCCTGGCAACCAGGGCGAACGATCGAACGACGCGAAATACTTTGCGGAAACACTACGACACAACGGGTACAGCACCGCTGCATTCGGAAAGTGGCACGAAACACCGACATGGGAAGTCTCGGTTTCCGGACCGTATTTCCGCTGGCCAACGCATTCTGGTTTTGACAAGTTCTACGGCTTTATTGGCGGCGAAACCAATCAGTGGGATCCTGTGATTTTTGACGGGGTCACGAAAGTTCAGAAGAAAGACGATCCCGACTATCACTTCACCGCGGACATGACCAACGAAGCCATCAATTGGATGAAGTTTCAACAGGCGATGACGCCAGAAAAACCGTTCTTTATTTACTACGCACCGGGAGCCGTGCACGCGCCGCACCACGCACCGAAAGAGTGGATCGAGAAGTATGACGGGAAATTCGATTCCGGTTGGCTCAAGTATCGCGAAGAGACGCTTGCTCGCCAAAAAGCGATGGGCATCGTTCCCCCAAATGCGAAGCTCGCACCGATGCCAACGGATATCAAGGATTGGGAAAAACTGAGCGACAAGGAACGTGAACTATTTGCGCTGCAAATGGAAGCGTTTGCCGGTTTCACCGAGCACACTGACAACCAAGTCGGGCGACTGGTCGATGCGATTGACGATATTGGAGCATTGGACAATACGCTGTTCATCTACATCATGGGCGACAACGGCTCGAGTGGCGAAGGCGGCCTGGAAGGGACCTACAACGAGCTGGTTCACCTGAACGGCATCTTTGATGCGGAGACCGTCGACAGCATGCTGGCTCGCGCCGACGACTGGGGTGGCCCGAACTCGTTTCCTCACTTTTCTGCGGCATGGGCGGTAGCAACGGACGCACCGTTTACCTGGACCAAGCAAATGGCCGCCGACTTTGGTGGCACGCGTAATGGAATGGTCATGCATTGGCCAAAAGGATTTAAGTCCAAGGGTGAGATTCGTTCGCAGTGGCACCACGTCAACGATGTTGCGGCGACCGTTTTGGAAGCGGCGAAACTGCCACAGCCAACGATGGTCAATGGCATTAAACAGAAGCCACTCTCTGGAGTGAGCATGTTGTATGCAACGGATGATGCAAACGCCAAAGATCGACATACGACTCAGTACTTTGAGATGTTTGCCAACCGGGCGATCTATCACGAAGGTTGGTTGGCCCGCGCCGTTCATCGCGCTCCATGGAATAACGAGCCATTCCACACTTTGCAGACTGACGTCTGGGATCTCTACGACACCACGGAAGATTTCAGCCTAACGAACAATCTGGCCGAAACGCATCCTGAAAAACTGAAAAAGATGAAGGAACTGTTCAAGAAGGAGGCGATTGCCAACAGCGTCTATCCTTTGGATGACCGAGCTTATGAACGCTTCAACGCTGCCATCGCTGGCCGTCCGGACTTGATGGGTGACAGAACCAGCCTGACCCTCGGCCATGGCATGACGGGTATTCTCGAAAACACGTTCATCAACGAGAAGAATTCGTCCAAAACCATCGTTGCCAACGTGGATCTAAAAGGCAGTGACCGAGGTGTGATTCTTTGCCAGGGCGGTAAGTTTGGGGGCTGGGCTTTGTACATGGATCAAGGCAAGCCTGCGTACACCTACAACTGGTTTGGATTGAAGAGTTACACCGTCGCATCCACCAAAGCGATTGATAAAGACAAGGCCGAGATCAAATTGGTCTTTGAATATGAGGGAGGCGGAACCGGCAAAGGAGGCCAGGCCACTCTCTTGGTGGATGGCGAAAAAGTCGCCGAAGGCCGGATCGACAAGACGCAGCCCGCGCTTTACTCAGCCGATGAAACAGCCGATGTCGGCATCGATGAATCGACACCTGTGGCGGACAAGGTCTTTAAGGATGTTGAGGATTCGAAGTTCACCGGTCGCGTGAACGACGTCACGATTAGCATCCCAGCGAAGAAGAAGTAG
- a CDS encoding sulfatase family protein, with translation MSQFNRHLFAKQALLTLVLVLIPSLARGATDSPPNVLLIITDEHNFRTLGCYRERMPREQAEMWGPDVVVPTPHLDRIAKEGVICTRAYATSPVCSPCRAAMITGRYPHNTGVPQNDLVLDRSIPTLADRLNDAGYRTGFFGKWHLGGKGKPEWEPKVDGGFQFKKYMFNRGHWKKLVIENGKALVGARKNGEPSYSVDGADQTTFATDWLTDRAIDYVTDKTQHDPFLAVISYPDPHGPNSVRAPYDHRFDDLRFAAPRTFQTGIPSPKWLGGKGKHEIFRGKDMSKYFGMVQCIDDNVGKLLERMDEANLLENTLVIMTSDHGDLCYEHDRLNKGNPYEGSARVPMLIRFPRRIAAGKVYTQPVGTVDLTPTVMGLLGRDGNAADQGRDLSAELAGNSNSPIDPANPPITFLRSSGIKTNWVAAIDDRYKLVLSTSDVPWLFDAKLDPDELLNFFRRPGTEGVAERLGKALQEYGTKTNDPAFVDPTIAASLKQVLGAKK, from the coding sequence ATGAGCCAATTCAACCGCCACCTATTTGCGAAACAAGCTCTCTTAACGCTGGTACTGGTGTTAATTCCAAGCTTGGCCCGCGGTGCGACGGATAGCCCGCCAAATGTTCTCTTAATCATTACCGACGAGCACAATTTTCGTACGCTTGGTTGTTATCGCGAGCGGATGCCGCGCGAACAAGCCGAAATGTGGGGACCGGACGTCGTGGTGCCGACACCGCATCTTGATCGGATTGCGAAGGAAGGAGTGATCTGCACGCGAGCCTATGCGACTTCGCCTGTCTGTTCTCCCTGCCGAGCCGCGATGATCACAGGTCGGTACCCTCATAACACCGGAGTTCCTCAAAATGATCTGGTGTTGGATCGTTCGATTCCGACGCTCGCAGACCGCCTGAACGATGCCGGCTATCGAACGGGTTTCTTTGGTAAGTGGCATTTGGGCGGTAAGGGCAAACCTGAGTGGGAACCGAAGGTGGACGGTGGATTTCAGTTTAAGAAATATATGTTCAATCGAGGCCACTGGAAAAAACTGGTCATCGAAAACGGCAAGGCATTGGTAGGGGCGAGGAAAAACGGGGAACCGAGTTACAGCGTCGATGGTGCCGACCAGACAACCTTTGCGACCGATTGGCTGACGGATCGTGCGATTGATTACGTCACCGACAAAACCCAACACGATCCTTTTCTCGCAGTCATTAGCTATCCCGATCCGCACGGTCCCAACAGTGTACGCGCTCCCTATGATCATCGCTTTGATGACTTAAGGTTTGCTGCCCCGAGAACTTTTCAGACCGGGATTCCGTCGCCCAAGTGGTTGGGAGGCAAGGGGAAACACGAGATTTTTCGCGGTAAGGATATGTCAAAGTATTTTGGTATGGTTCAGTGCATCGACGACAACGTTGGAAAACTGTTGGAGCGAATGGACGAGGCCAATCTACTGGAAAATACCCTTGTGATCATGACAAGTGATCACGGCGATCTTTGCTATGAACACGACCGCTTGAACAAGGGGAATCCCTACGAAGGCTCCGCCCGAGTCCCAATGTTGATTCGCTTTCCGCGGCGGATCGCGGCAGGCAAGGTTTACACCCAGCCAGTTGGTACCGTCGACTTGACGCCGACCGTGATGGGGTTGCTCGGACGCGATGGCAACGCCGCCGATCAAGGACGCGACTTATCCGCCGAGCTTGCCGGTAACTCGAATTCGCCGATCGACCCTGCGAACCCGCCAATCACGTTTCTGCGAAGTAGTGGCATCAAAACCAATTGGGTCGCTGCAATCGACGACCGCTACAAGTTGGTGTTGTCGACCAGCGATGTTCCCTGGCTATTTGATGCAAAGCTAGATCCAGACGAACTTCTGAACTTCTTCCGACGTCCAGGTACCGAAGGGGTGGCCGAGCGTCTTGGCAAGGCGTTGCAAGAATATGGCACCAAAACAAACGATCCCGCGTTTGTTGACCCGACGATTGCTGCATCGCTTAAGCAAGTCCTGGGAGCGAAAAAATGA
- a CDS encoding exo-alpha-sialidase, with amino-acid sequence MKPTLTLLSVLLFAPLAALHAADPVPLWDERVPLLKTAELPMLEDVRFSVIKPYEFKSDGYRFLHGVGLCFHKGRLYASFGHNQGGENTDTEEARFCVSDDEGKTWSEVRTIDSGEGPVGVSHGAFLSHNGTLWAFQGAYTGTMSGVHTRAYVLDEAGNQWQAKGTVIEDGFWPMQEPQKMDDGNWIMAGLKVGDGNPAIVAISHGDDFTKWDAVPIPHSKGLKMWGESTVIVSGNQITNISRYGDKAVALVATSNDYGRTWSEMRPSNLPMTTSKPAAGMLSNGQRYLVCTTTADSGKRRSPLTIAVSKPGEPLFSKVFVIRHAEFLDGPGESHPKAALSYPYAIEHEGSLYIGYSNSGDKSTRVGTGRQLWNNNSAEVAVIPINQLLADEGSLSQTEPTNAKEAAMQKAREEAELEKKYQAWVSKLTPAHQAWEKTLQAELGNFYLPIHKREKVAGTANAWDFVEDDPALPRVLLIGDSVSRAYTQTVQKELAGIANVHRAPANCGPTSTGLKKMDVWLGDGKWDVIHFNFGIHDRATPLADYTTRLQQLIERMKQTGATLVWASTTPIPDIAGKYTAESIVERNAAAAAVMQQNAVAIDDLFTAITPRLAELQKPNDVHFSGAGNEFLGEQVAAYLKSIPMVSEPRQ; translated from the coding sequence ATGAAACCGACTCTCACGCTTCTTAGCGTTCTGCTGTTTGCACCACTGGCAGCGCTGCACGCTGCCGACCCCGTGCCACTCTGGGACGAACGCGTGCCTTTACTGAAGACGGCCGAATTGCCGATGCTAGAGGACGTGCGTTTCTCCGTGATCAAGCCCTACGAATTTAAAAGCGATGGCTACCGATTCCTCCACGGCGTGGGACTCTGTTTTCATAAGGGGCGGCTCTACGCCTCGTTTGGGCACAATCAAGGCGGCGAAAACACCGATACCGAGGAAGCTCGGTTTTGCGTGAGCGACGATGAAGGCAAAACATGGAGCGAAGTGCGCACGATCGACTCGGGCGAGGGACCGGTCGGGGTGAGTCATGGCGCATTCCTTTCGCACAACGGAACGCTTTGGGCTTTTCAGGGAGCCTACACCGGAACGATGAGCGGCGTTCATACACGAGCCTATGTCCTCGATGAGGCGGGCAATCAGTGGCAGGCCAAAGGCACCGTGATCGAAGACGGTTTCTGGCCAATGCAGGAGCCTCAGAAGATGGACGACGGCAACTGGATCATGGCCGGACTGAAGGTCGGCGACGGCAACCCGGCCATCGTCGCCATCAGTCATGGCGATGACTTTACCAAATGGGATGCCGTCCCAATCCCACACAGCAAAGGCCTCAAGATGTGGGGCGAATCGACTGTCATCGTCAGCGGCAATCAGATCACCAATATTTCTCGCTACGGTGACAAAGCAGTAGCACTTGTCGCGACCAGCAACGACTACGGCCGCACCTGGAGTGAGATGCGTCCCAGCAACTTGCCGATGACCACCAGCAAACCGGCCGCTGGTATGTTGAGCAACGGTCAGCGATACCTCGTCTGCACCACCACCGCGGACAGTGGCAAGCGACGTTCGCCCTTGACGATCGCGGTCAGCAAACCAGGCGAGCCCCTGTTCAGCAAAGTGTTCGTCATCCGCCACGCCGAATTCCTCGATGGCCCCGGCGAATCGCATCCGAAAGCCGCACTCTCTTATCCGTATGCGATTGAGCACGAAGGAAGTCTCTACATCGGCTATTCAAACAGTGGTGACAAGTCGACGCGCGTCGGTACAGGCCGCCAGCTTTGGAATAACAACAGCGCCGAAGTCGCCGTCATCCCGATTAACCAATTGCTTGCCGACGAAGGGTCCCTTTCTCAGACGGAGCCGACCAACGCCAAAGAAGCGGCGATGCAGAAGGCTCGCGAAGAAGCGGAACTGGAGAAGAAGTATCAAGCTTGGGTTTCAAAATTGACGCCCGCGCATCAAGCATGGGAGAAAACGCTGCAGGCGGAGCTTGGCAATTTCTATCTACCGATCCACAAGCGAGAGAAGGTTGCCGGGACGGCGAACGCCTGGGATTTCGTCGAAGACGATCCGGCGTTGCCACGAGTGCTTCTTATTGGCGATTCGGTTTCACGCGCCTACACGCAAACGGTCCAAAAAGAACTTGCAGGGATCGCAAACGTTCATCGAGCTCCAGCCAACTGCGGGCCAACGTCCACCGGGCTGAAGAAGATGGACGTGTGGCTGGGCGATGGCAAGTGGGACGTCATCCACTTCAATTTCGGAATCCACGATCGTGCGACACCGCTGGCGGATTACACGACGCGGCTTCAGCAGCTTATCGAACGAATGAAACAGACCGGGGCAACGCTGGTTTGGGCGAGTACAACACCGATACCCGACATCGCCGGCAAATACACCGCGGAGTCGATTGTCGAACGGAACGCAGCGGCCGCTGCAGTGATGCAGCAAAACGCGGTCGCCATTGATGATCTCTTCACAGCGATCACACCACGGCTGGCCGAATTACAAAAACCCAATGACGTACATTTCTCTGGGGCAGGAAATGAATTTCTTGGTGAGCAGGTAGCGGCATACCTCAAGTCTATCCCGATGGTGTCGGAGCCAAGGCAGTAA
- a CDS encoding DUF1501 domain-containing protein: protein MTHSVSRRQYLLRSGLGFGALALNGIVAADQHSTPDGRPHFQPKAKRVIWLFMRGGVSHMESFDPKPALNQFAGKSISDTPYADVLDPKHSKDLRVVVVDDANGQSRNTIYPLQTDFKKYGQSGIEISDWFPHIGSCADDIAFIRSMWTTDNNHGAQVQFHSGRHMLDPRSPTIGAWINYGLGSLSDNLPQFINIGPRFFDKRDGHYLGPAYDAVNLKIDPANPLDYASPYGGMSTDEQLRSLNFTNGLNRLAAEQFPGDSGLEARIKSYELAYRMQTAVPDVLDFASESAETRKLYGLDQAETKEFGQQLLAARRFSERGVRFIQIMHGDGAAGAWDNHSGLKKGHAKLSQQVDLPTAGLLKDLKQRGLLEDTIVVFATEFGRTPGSQGADGRDHHPFGFSVWMAGGGLKGGIVHGATDELGFHAVEDPHYVTDVHATINHLMGIDPRRLEVPGYKRLDQDYGHVIKDIIA, encoded by the coding sequence ATGACCCACTCCGTTTCACGTCGACAGTATCTGCTTCGGTCTGGCCTTGGTTTCGGCGCCTTGGCATTGAATGGGATCGTTGCTGCCGACCAGCATTCCACGCCCGATGGCCGACCGCATTTTCAGCCCAAAGCGAAACGTGTGATCTGGCTGTTCATGCGTGGTGGCGTTAGTCACATGGAGAGTTTCGATCCGAAGCCTGCTTTGAATCAGTTTGCAGGCAAATCGATCAGCGACACACCTTACGCGGATGTCCTGGACCCGAAGCATTCGAAGGACTTGCGTGTTGTCGTCGTGGATGATGCCAACGGCCAAAGCCGCAACACCATCTATCCGTTGCAGACGGATTTCAAAAAGTATGGGCAATCGGGCATTGAGATCAGCGATTGGTTTCCGCACATCGGTTCTTGTGCAGACGACATCGCCTTCATTCGTTCGATGTGGACAACCGACAATAATCATGGTGCCCAGGTCCAATTCCATTCTGGTCGACACATGTTGGACCCGCGTTCACCGACCATCGGCGCGTGGATCAATTACGGTCTTGGTTCACTCAGCGACAACCTGCCTCAATTCATCAACATCGGGCCGCGTTTCTTTGACAAGCGGGACGGGCACTACTTGGGCCCAGCGTACGATGCGGTGAACTTGAAAATCGATCCAGCCAATCCGCTTGACTACGCCAGCCCGTATGGCGGAATGAGCACGGACGAGCAGCTCAGGAGTTTGAACTTCACCAACGGGTTGAACCGACTTGCCGCCGAGCAGTTTCCTGGAGATTCAGGATTGGAAGCGCGGATCAAATCTTACGAACTGGCGTACCGGATGCAGACCGCTGTGCCAGACGTCCTGGATTTCGCGAGCGAATCGGCGGAAACGCGAAAGCTCTATGGACTGGATCAAGCGGAGACGAAGGAATTTGGTCAACAGTTGCTGGCGGCTCGCCGTTTCTCAGAACGTGGTGTCCGGTTCATTCAGATCATGCACGGTGACGGAGCGGCCGGTGCGTGGGATAATCATTCGGGTTTAAAGAAAGGACACGCGAAACTCTCTCAGCAGGTTGACTTGCCCACCGCAGGTTTGCTGAAGGATTTGAAGCAGCGAGGCCTACTAGAAGATACGATCGTTGTGTTCGCAACCGAATTCGGACGCACGCCAGGATCCCAGGGCGCCGACGGCAGAGACCACCATCCGTTTGGCTTCAGTGTCTGGATGGCTGGCGGCGGGTTGAAAGGGGGGATCGTTCACGGCGCCACGGATGAATTAGGTTTTCACGCCGTCGAAGACCCTCACTACGTGACCGACGTCCACGCCACGATCAACCACCTGATGGGCATCGACCCACGCCGCTTGGAAGTCCCAGGTTACAAACGCCTGGATCAGGACTATGGACACGTCATCAAGGACATCATCGCTTAA
- a CDS encoding DUF1553 domain-containing protein: MNAFAKILSLFTLVLLSAFAQGQESGVDLYVNEIKPLLKERCFACHGALKQDSGLRLDTAIAMSEHGILDDELISRLTSADDDYRMPPEAEALTPTQIDRIKKWLAAGAPAPEHEQAEADPTQHWAFQKIERPPLPAVDEANPIDAFLTAKQTANGLKPQQPAVRSLLLRRLYLDVTGLPPTTEQLLSEEPLDEILDSLLSSPQYGERWGRHWMDVWRYSDWYGLGAQLRNSQKHLWHWRDWIIESLNEDKGYDSMVREMLAGDELAPGDPKAVVATGFLARNYYLFNRTTWLDDTIEHTGKAFLGLTMNCAKCHDHKYDPISHEDYYRFRAVFEPHHVRLDALPGETNYAKNGLPRVYDDTLDAPTYLHLRGDPTQPDKDNPIPPGPPGFLANFVENPTSVELPVEAWAPGVRSYVQTDRLAQAEANVEQARKALAKIKLEAETKPAEKAADVVGKPLSDDFKKARPDIWETIGNGWRYQGGLLSQTQPTTDRTYLKSKANHPRDFDLTLKFQTTGGKRWKSTGIRFDVDGNDQNAHTVYASAVDDGSKVQLSHTLSGKTVYPRNAKADRAIQLHQEYSLNIQVREDLINVSLDGDFLFAYRLPQRRAGAIELFAFDAAADFYAIDVKPLPSDTVLKQTKVQPTAIDSEQALKLAQAQQTLAELELEALKASIAVDNALFKSGDSESSSAETLLEQSGRLQLQTQLAKAEVDLLKADAAKQAGATKRRDAAKAALAAGKLPEHVPLRGSERALNKKTDNVSQFAPVYPKTSTGRRTSLARWITHRDNPLTARVAVNHIWMRHFGTPLVDSVFDFGRRAPRPLHQDLLDYLAVELIESGWSMKHLHRMILTSKAWQRSSSNLAADPETLASDSENRYYWRMNNRRMESQAIRDSLLHLAGKLDPTLGGPPLPPAPSVRRRSLYLVHSREGRDKFLSTFDDADVLGCYRRSESIVPGQALAMMNSRDAIEAAGEIHSQFDTGLTDADFAQEAFLLILARPPSANEIEACLAFLAESKDRVRFIHALLNHNDFQVIR; this comes from the coding sequence ATGAATGCCTTTGCGAAGATCCTTTCTCTCTTCACCCTGGTTTTACTGTCAGCGTTCGCGCAGGGGCAAGAATCAGGCGTCGATCTGTATGTCAACGAAATCAAGCCGCTGCTGAAAGAGCGGTGTTTTGCCTGTCATGGTGCATTGAAACAGGATTCCGGATTGCGTTTGGATACCGCTATCGCAATGAGCGAGCATGGCATCTTAGATGACGAATTGATCAGCCGTCTGACTTCAGCGGATGATGATTATCGGATGCCGCCCGAAGCCGAAGCGTTGACGCCAACCCAGATCGATAGGATCAAGAAGTGGCTGGCCGCAGGGGCACCGGCGCCCGAACATGAGCAAGCCGAAGCCGATCCGACGCAGCATTGGGCGTTTCAGAAGATCGAACGCCCACCTTTGCCCGCGGTGGATGAAGCCAATCCGATTGATGCCTTTCTGACGGCAAAACAAACGGCAAACGGATTGAAGCCACAGCAGCCTGCCGTAAGAAGTCTGCTGCTGAGGCGACTTTACCTTGATGTCACCGGCTTGCCGCCAACCACAGAGCAGTTGCTGTCAGAAGAACCGCTTGACGAAATTCTCGATTCGTTGCTCAGCAGTCCCCAGTACGGCGAACGTTGGGGCCGACACTGGATGGACGTCTGGCGTTACAGCGACTGGTACGGGCTTGGCGCACAACTGCGCAACAGCCAAAAGCATCTTTGGCATTGGCGTGATTGGATCATTGAATCGTTGAATGAAGACAAAGGCTACGATTCGATGGTAAGGGAGATGCTTGCCGGCGATGAGCTTGCGCCCGGAGATCCGAAGGCAGTTGTCGCAACGGGGTTCCTGGCCCGTAACTACTATTTGTTCAATCGCACCACATGGCTGGATGACACGATCGAACATACCGGCAAAGCGTTTCTCGGTCTGACGATGAACTGCGCCAAATGTCACGACCATAAATACGATCCGATCAGTCACGAGGACTACTATCGTTTCCGCGCGGTGTTCGAGCCGCACCATGTTCGCCTTGACGCGTTGCCAGGTGAAACGAATTACGCCAAGAACGGGCTTCCGCGAGTCTACGATGACACGTTGGATGCTCCCACTTACCTTCACCTTCGTGGCGACCCCACGCAGCCGGACAAGGACAACCCAATTCCGCCGGGACCGCCGGGATTCTTGGCAAATTTTGTAGAGAACCCAACGTCCGTTGAACTGCCAGTAGAGGCTTGGGCGCCGGGGGTCCGAAGCTACGTGCAAACGGATCGACTAGCGCAAGCCGAAGCAAACGTTGAACAAGCTCGTAAAGCACTCGCGAAAATCAAACTAGAAGCGGAAACCAAGCCTGCTGAAAAGGCCGCCGACGTGGTTGGCAAACCGTTGAGTGATGATTTCAAAAAGGCTCGTCCAGACATTTGGGAGACCATTGGGAATGGCTGGCGTTATCAAGGCGGTTTGCTTTCGCAAACGCAGCCGACAACGGATAGAACCTATTTGAAGAGCAAGGCGAATCATCCCCGTGACTTTGATTTGACTTTGAAATTTCAAACGACGGGCGGCAAACGATGGAAATCGACAGGGATTCGTTTTGATGTCGACGGTAACGATCAGAATGCTCACACCGTTTATGCCAGTGCCGTTGACGACGGATCGAAGGTCCAGCTCTCTCACACGTTGTCGGGTAAAACGGTCTATCCCCGAAATGCCAAAGCCGATCGCGCGATCCAGTTGCATCAGGAGTATTCGCTGAACATTCAAGTCAGAGAAGATCTGATCAATGTTTCACTGGATGGAGATTTTCTGTTTGCTTACCGGTTACCGCAACGACGTGCCGGAGCCATCGAATTGTTCGCATTTGATGCGGCGGCCGATTTCTACGCGATCGACGTCAAACCGTTGCCCTCTGATACTGTTTTGAAGCAAACGAAGGTTCAACCTACGGCGATTGATTCCGAGCAGGCACTGAAGCTGGCGCAGGCTCAACAGACTTTGGCTGAATTGGAATTAGAAGCACTAAAGGCAAGCATCGCCGTCGATAACGCACTGTTCAAATCGGGCGATTCCGAATCATCCTCCGCAGAAACCTTGTTGGAACAGTCCGGTCGACTGCAGCTTCAGACGCAGTTGGCGAAAGCGGAAGTCGATCTGCTGAAAGCGGATGCAGCCAAGCAAGCCGGCGCAACCAAGCGAAGAGACGCGGCAAAAGCCGCGTTGGCTGCTGGGAAACTGCCAGAGCACGTACCGCTGCGAGGCAGTGAACGGGCATTGAACAAAAAGACAGACAATGTTTCTCAGTTCGCCCCGGTCTATCCGAAAACCAGTACGGGGCGTCGAACCTCACTTGCCCGTTGGATCACGCATCGCGACAATCCGCTGACCGCACGGGTCGCCGTTAACCACATCTGGATGCGTCACTTTGGAACCCCGTTGGTCGATTCGGTCTTTGACTTCGGCAGGCGGGCACCCCGACCGTTGCATCAAGATCTGCTGGATTATCTTGCTGTCGAGTTGATCGAATCCGGCTGGAGCATGAAGCATCTGCACCGAATGATTCTCACCTCCAAGGCTTGGCAACGTAGTTCATCGAACCTCGCTGCCGACCCGGAGACGCTGGCCAGCGATTCAGAGAACCGCTACTACTGGCGTATGAACAATCGCAGGATGGAATCGCAGGCGATCCGAGATAGCCTGCTGCACTTGGCCGGCAAACTTGATCCGACGCTAGGCGGTCCTCCGCTCCCGCCGGCTCCAAGCGTCCGTCGCCGTAGCCTTTATCTGGTGCATTCTCGCGAAGGTCGGGACAAATTCCTATCAACGTTTGACGATGCCGATGTGTTGGGGTGCTACCGTCGCAGCGAGAGTATCGTCCCCGGACAGGCTCTGGCGATGATGAACAGCCGTGACGCGATCGAAGCGGCTGGCGAAATCCATTCGCAATTTGATACAGGCCTAACCGACGCGGATTTTGCTCAAGAGGCCTTTCTGTTAATCCTTGCACGTCCCCCCTCGGCCAACGAAATAGAAGCCTGTCTTGCTTTTCTGGCAGAAAGTAAAGACCGAGTTCGCTTCATTCACGCTCTGCTGAATCACAACGATTTCCAGGTGATCCGATGA